Proteins encoded in a region of the Nicotiana tomentosiformis chromosome 9, ASM39032v3, whole genome shotgun sequence genome:
- the LOC138898603 gene encoding uncharacterized protein → MTQASDKLALSSRVMLRLDKFTKLYPIHFSGASSEDSQDCLDRCHELLRNMGIVETNGVSFAAFQMTGSARRWWRDYMLTRPVGSPALTWDQFSRLFLEKFILVTLRDEYPKQFECLQKGSMTVTQYETQFVDLARHATILLPTERERVKRFIDELTYTIKLQMAKETRSDISFQMTIDISRRIELVRAQERGLVSDKRPHHSGSVSGA, encoded by the coding sequence atGACACAGGCCAGTGATAAACTCGCTTTGTCTTCTAGGGTtatgttgaggttggataagttcaccaagctctatcctattcatttcagtggtgcatcTTCTGAGGACTCACAGGATTGCCTAGACCGTTGCCATGAACtattgcgcaacatgggtatagttgagaccaatggggtgaGTTTTgcagcatttcagatgactggttccgcccggagatggtggagagattacatgttgactagaccagttgggtcgcctgcacttacttgggatcagttctcacggctatttctagaaaAGTTCATTCTTGTCACCCTGAGAGATGAGTACCCCAAGCAGTTTGAGTGTCTTCAgaagggtagtatgactgttacccagtacgagactcaatttgtggacctagctcgacatgccactatcttgcttcctactgagagggagagagtgaaaAGATTTATTGATGAGCTCACTTACACTATcaagcttcagatggccaaggagaccaggagtgatatttctttccagatGACCATAGATATTTCTAGACGGATCGAGTTGGTTCGTGCTCAGGAGAGAGGTCtggtgtcagataagaggcctcatcattccgGTAGTGTCAGTGGTGCCTAA